The Thermosynechococcus sp. genome has a segment encoding these proteins:
- a CDS encoding XRE family transcriptional regulator yields the protein MEHEKIRLRVSVNPALLRWARERAALTLGELMRRFPHYEQWEQGVTQPTLKQLERLAQALHVPIGFLFLNAPPEESIPIPDFRTLPGRTARPSPDLLDTIYLCQQRQAWYRDFLTREASRPLPFIRSATIKQNPVGVAADIRRRLKFDVEERNHIPTWSEALRRFIEQVEAAGVLVMVSGIVGNNPHRKLNVQEFRGFTLVDELAPLIFINAADTKAGQMFTLAHELAHLWLGSGGVSDVQLSAFPDSEIERWCNQVAAEVLVPLEEFHRLFRPDEPRRSALDRLARHFKVSTLVILRRMVEAGAISGEDFWQAYEEELEHLQQFERKGEGGGNFYHTLPLRVSRTFAEAVLISTLEGQTLFREAYQILGIRKHETFQQFAETLGVR from the coding sequence ATGGAGCATGAAAAAATCAGGCTTCGGGTATCTGTCAATCCGGCCCTTCTCCGTTGGGCGAGAGAACGCGCCGCCCTGACCCTCGGCGAGCTGATGAGGCGTTTCCCACATTACGAACAGTGGGAACAGGGTGTAACGCAGCCCACGCTGAAACAGCTTGAGCGATTGGCGCAGGCCTTGCATGTGCCAATCGGCTTTCTCTTCCTGAATGCGCCTCCTGAGGAGTCGATCCCTATCCCTGATTTCCGCACCCTGCCAGGACGGACTGCGCGGCCCAGCCCTGATTTGCTGGATACGATTTACCTTTGCCAGCAACGCCAGGCGTGGTATCGCGATTTCCTGACAAGGGAAGCAAGCCGCCCCCTGCCCTTTATCCGTAGCGCCACCATCAAACAGAATCCCGTCGGAGTGGCTGCTGACATTCGCCGCCGCCTCAAGTTCGATGTGGAAGAACGCAACCACATCCCCACCTGGAGCGAAGCCCTGCGCCGCTTCATTGAACAAGTCGAAGCGGCTGGCGTCCTGGTCATGGTGAGCGGGATCGTCGGTAATAACCCGCATCGGAAACTGAACGTTCAGGAATTTCGCGGATTTACCCTGGTGGACGAACTGGCGCCGCTCATTTTCATCAATGCTGCCGATACCAAAGCAGGGCAGATGTTCACCCTGGCCCATGAACTGGCGCATCTCTGGTTGGGCAGCGGCGGCGTTTCCGATGTCCAATTAAGCGCTTTCCCGGATTCGGAGATCGAGCGCTGGTGCAATCAGGTGGCTGCCGAGGTACTTGTTCCGCTTGAAGAGTTCCACCGACTCTTTCGCCCGGACGAACCGCGACGTTCCGCTCTTGACCGACTGGCGCGTCACTTTAAGGTGAGCACCTTAGTCATTTTGCGGCGCATGGTTGAGGCGGGAGCCATCAGCGGGGAGGATTTCTGGCAGGCTTATGAAGAAGAGTTAGAACACTTGCAGCAGTTCGAGCGGAAAGGCGAGGGCGGCGGTAACTTTTATCACACGCTGCCCCTGCGGGTCAGTCGAACCTTTGCCGAAGCCGTCCTCATCAGCACGCTGGAAGGGCAAACGCTCTTCCGCGAAGCGTATCAAATCTTGGGCATCCGCAAACACGAGACCTTCCAGCAATTCGCCGAAACCCTGGGGGTGCGCTGA
- a CDS encoding restriction endonuclease subunit S encodes MRGEWPLVPLGELAQNFDARRVPLSSREREKRRGPYPYYGATGVMDYVDGFLFEGLHLLLAEDGSVETTDGKPLLQLVDGKFWVNNHAHVLKAATDEDTKFLYYALSTVAIRPYMSGSVQAKLSQANMNRILVPYPPDERDRRAIAHILGTLDDKIERNRRMSETLEAMARALFKAWFVDFEPVRAKAAGRDPGLPKPLADLFPDRLVDSERGEIPEGWEVGTLGDYAINFDSKRVPLSGRDRAKRNGPFPYYGAAGIMDYVDDYLFDGIYLLIGEDGSVMNPSGFAVTQYVWGKFWVNNHAHVVQGKYPVSTEQLYGYFTFESVAPYITGAVQPKLSQGQMNSMPFLYAGEKICLEFHKIVEPWFAKFRACAEESRTLAALRDALLPKLISGELRVRDAERFLKERGL; translated from the coding sequence ATGAGGGGTGAGTGGCCCCTGGTTCCTTTAGGCGAACTCGCGCAAAACTTCGACGCGCGTCGAGTTCCGCTCTCAAGCCGCGAGCGAGAGAAGCGGCGAGGCCCGTACCCGTACTACGGGGCGACCGGCGTCATGGACTACGTGGATGGGTTTCTGTTTGAGGGACTCCATCTCCTATTGGCCGAAGATGGTTCCGTCGAAACGACCGACGGCAAGCCGCTCCTTCAGCTCGTAGACGGAAAGTTCTGGGTCAATAACCACGCCCACGTCTTGAAGGCAGCCACGGACGAAGACACAAAGTTCCTGTATTACGCGCTCTCGACGGTTGCCATCCGCCCCTACATGAGCGGATCGGTTCAGGCCAAGCTGTCGCAGGCTAACATGAACCGAATTCTTGTCCCATATCCCCCTGATGAGCGTGACCGGCGCGCCATCGCCCACATCCTCGGCACGCTGGACGACAAGATCGAGCGGAACCGGCGGATGAGCGAGACCTTGGAGGCGATGGCGCGGGCGCTGTTCAAGGCGTGGTTCGTGGACTTCGAGCCCGTGCGCGCCAAGGCCGCAGGCCGCGACCCCGGCCTGCCCAAGCCCCTCGCCGACCTCTTCCCCGACCGCCTGGTGGACTCCGAACGGGGCGAGATCCCGGAGGGGTGGGAGGTGGGGACACTGGGCGATTACGCCATCAACTTCGACTCAAAGCGAGTGCCACTCTCTGGAAGAGACCGTGCAAAACGTAACGGTCCGTTTCCTTACTACGGAGCGGCGGGAATAATGGATTACGTCGATGACTATCTCTTCGACGGAATTTATCTCCTTATTGGAGAGGATGGTTCCGTTATGAATCCATCCGGTTTCGCCGTGACCCAATACGTCTGGGGCAAGTTCTGGGTGAATAACCATGCACATGTGGTGCAGGGGAAATACCCCGTTAGCACCGAGCAACTGTATGGGTATTTTACCTTTGAGTCAGTGGCACCCTATATTACAGGCGCAGTTCAACCTAAGCTGTCTCAAGGTCAGATGAACTCCATGCCGTTTCTGTATGCTGGCGAAAAAATCTGTTTGGAATTTCACAAGATCGTTGAGCCGTGGTTTGCCAAGTTCCGAGCATGTGCTGAAGAATCCCGCACCCTCGCCGCCCTGCGCGATGCGCTGCTGCCCAAGCTCATCTCCGGCGAACTGCGGGTGCGGGATGCGGAACGGTTTTTGAAAGAGAGGGGATTATGA
- a CDS encoding type I restriction endonuclease subunit R: MARLTESDIESVALDWLQATGWQVAYGPDLAPDGSAPERTDYGQVILERRLRDALARLNPQLPAEALEDAFRKLTRPADADLMQRNRTLHRRMVDGVTVEYRTSDGRIRGAQVRVLDFDNLDNNDWLAVNQFTVVERKGTLQRAPTRRPDVVLFVNGLPLVVLELKNPTDENATIWAAWQQLQTYKHEIPSLFAYNEALVISDGIEARVGVVGAGREWFKPWRTIAGETLAPDTMPQLQVMIEGLFEKRRFLDLVRDFIVFEDDGGGRLIKKMAGYHQFHAVRVAVAETLRAAQLTHTDRVADALGRYEAGRKSGGQPGDRRIGVVWHTQGSGKSLTMAFYAGRIIREPAMENPTLVVLTDRNDLDDQLFGTFSRCQELLRQPPVQAESRAQLRELLSVTAGGVVFTTIQKFLPEEKGDRHPTLSERRNIVVIADEAHRSQYDFIDGFARHLRDALPGASFIGFTGTPIEQADANTRAVFGDYISIYDIQRAVEDGATVPIYYESRLAKLALDESERPRIDEDFEEATEGEELERKERLKSKWAQLEAIAGAEKRLRLIAQDIVEHFEQRLEAMEGKAMVVGMSRRICVELYREIVKLRPQWASEEDGKGEIKIVMTGSASDPPDWQPHIRNKPRREALAKRFRDPNDPLKLVIVRDMWLTGFDCSSLHTLYLDKPMRGHGLMQAIARVNRVFRDKPGGLVVDYLGLAHELKQALATYTESGGTGQTAIAQEEAVALMREKYEVCCGLFHGFDRAKWVSGTPQKRLALLPAAQEHILSQQKGKERFLQAVRDLSQAFALAVPHEEALAIRDDVAFFQAVRAAIAKTTDVGAHGHVPLEHAIRQIVSRAIAPEGVVDLFAAAGLKKPDISILSEEFLAEVRGMPQRNLAVELLQKLLKSELRERRRKNVVQARSFAKMLEQTLRRYQNRAIEAAQVIEELIALAKEMREADCRGEKLGLSEEELAFYDALETNDSAVKVLGEPTLKRIAQELVQTVRNNVSLDWTVRESVRSNLRRLVKRVLRKHGYPPDKQEQAAQTVLAQAEVLSAEWAIA, from the coding sequence ATGGCGCGTCTGACCGAATCCGACATTGAATCCGTCGCCCTTGACTGGCTGCAAGCCACCGGCTGGCAGGTGGCCTACGGGCCTGATCTTGCGCCGGATGGCTCCGCGCCCGAACGCACCGATTACGGCCAGGTGATTCTGGAGCGACGCCTGCGCGATGCGCTCGCCCGCCTCAACCCCCAACTCCCCGCCGAGGCGCTGGAGGACGCCTTCCGCAAACTGACCCGTCCCGCGGACGCCGACCTGATGCAGCGCAACCGCACGCTGCACCGGCGGATGGTGGACGGCGTGACGGTAGAGTATCGAACAAGCGATGGCAGGATTCGCGGCGCGCAGGTCCGGGTGCTGGATTTCGACAATCTAGACAATAACGACTGGCTCGCGGTGAACCAGTTCACGGTCGTGGAACGTAAGGGCACGTTGCAACGTGCCCCAACCCGCCGGCCCGATGTAGTGCTGTTCGTCAACGGTCTGCCGCTGGTGGTGCTGGAGCTGAAGAACCCCACCGATGAGAATGCCACAATCTGGGCAGCCTGGCAGCAGCTCCAGACCTACAAACACGAGATCCCTTCGCTCTTTGCTTACAACGAGGCGCTCGTCATCTCCGACGGCATCGAGGCGCGGGTCGGGGTGGTGGGCGCCGGGCGCGAGTGGTTCAAGCCCTGGCGCACGATCGCAGGCGAGACCCTGGCACCCGATACGATGCCGCAGTTGCAGGTGATGATCGAGGGGCTGTTCGAGAAGCGGCGGTTCCTTGATTTGGTGCGCGATTTCATCGTCTTCGAAGATGACGGTGGCGGACGCCTGATTAAAAAGATGGCCGGCTACCACCAGTTCCATGCCGTGCGGGTGGCTGTGGCCGAGACCCTGCGCGCCGCGCAATTGACGCATACTGATCGGGTGGCGGACGCGCTCGGGCGCTACGAAGCAGGCCGTAAGTCCGGCGGTCAACCGGGCGATCGGCGCATTGGGGTGGTCTGGCACACCCAGGGTTCGGGCAAGAGCCTGACCATGGCCTTCTACGCCGGGCGCATCATCCGCGAGCCGGCCATGGAGAACCCTACCCTGGTGGTGCTCACCGATCGCAACGACCTCGACGACCAGCTCTTCGGGACGTTCTCCCGCTGCCAGGAGCTGCTGCGCCAGCCGCCGGTGCAGGCCGAGAGCCGCGCCCAGCTGCGCGAGCTGTTGTCGGTGACTGCGGGTGGGGTAGTGTTTACCACCATCCAGAAGTTCCTGCCCGAAGAGAAGGGCGATCGCCACCCGACGCTTTCTGAGCGGCGCAACATCGTGGTCATCGCCGACGAAGCGCACCGCAGCCAGTACGACTTCATTGACGGCTTCGCCCGCCACCTGCGCGACGCCCTGCCGGGCGCCTCCTTCATCGGCTTCACCGGCACGCCGATCGAACAGGCCGACGCCAACACCCGTGCGGTCTTCGGTGACTACATCAGCATCTACGACATCCAGCGCGCAGTGGAGGATGGCGCCACGGTCCCCATCTACTACGAGAGCCGGCTGGCCAAGCTGGCGCTCGACGAATCCGAGCGACCCCGGATCGACGAGGACTTCGAGGAGGCCACCGAGGGCGAGGAGCTCGAGCGCAAGGAGCGACTCAAGAGCAAGTGGGCCCAGCTTGAGGCCATCGCCGGCGCCGAGAAACGCCTGCGCCTCATCGCCCAGGACATCGTCGAACACTTCGAGCAGCGGCTCGAGGCGATGGAGGGCAAGGCCATGGTGGTGGGCATGAGCCGGCGCATCTGCGTGGAGCTCTACCGCGAGATCGTCAAGCTGCGGCCGCAGTGGGCCAGCGAGGAGGACGGCAAAGGGGAGATCAAGATCGTGATGACCGGCTCGGCCTCCGACCCCCCCGACTGGCAGCCGCACATCCGCAACAAACCGCGACGGGAGGCGCTGGCGAAGCGCTTCCGCGACCCAAACGATCCGCTGAAACTGGTCATCGTGCGCGATATGTGGCTCACCGGCTTCGATTGCTCCAGCCTGCATACCCTCTACCTCGACAAACCCATGCGTGGCCACGGCCTCATGCAGGCGATCGCCCGGGTAAACCGGGTGTTCCGCGACAAGCCGGGCGGCCTAGTGGTGGATTACCTGGGGCTGGCGCACGAGCTTAAACAGGCGCTGGCGACCTACACCGAAAGCGGCGGCACGGGGCAGACCGCGATCGCTCAGGAGGAAGCGGTGGCGCTGATGCGAGAGAAGTACGAGGTCTGCTGCGGCCTCTTCCACGGGTTCGACCGGGCGAAGTGGGTGAGCGGCACGCCTCAGAAGCGGCTGGCGCTTCTCCCTGCTGCCCAGGAGCACATCCTGTCGCAGCAAAAGGGCAAGGAGCGGTTTCTGCAGGCGGTGCGCGACCTGTCGCAGGCCTTTGCCCTGGCGGTGCCCCACGAGGAGGCCTTGGCGATCAGGGACGATGTGGCTTTCTTTCAGGCAGTGCGGGCAGCGATCGCCAAAACCACGGATGTAGGGGCGCACGGCCATGTGCCCCTCGAGCATGCCATCCGCCAGATCGTGTCCCGGGCCATCGCCCCCGAAGGCGTAGTGGACCTCTTTGCCGCGGCCGGCCTCAAGAAGCCCGACATCTCGATTCTCTCGGAGGAGTTCCTGGCCGAGGTACGGGGGATGCCCCAGCGCAACCTCGCCGTGGAGCTATTGCAGAAACTATTGAAGAGCGAGCTGAGGGAGCGCCGCCGCAAGAACGTGGTGCAGGCGAGGTCTTTTGCCAAGATGCTGGAACAAACCCTCCGTCGCTACCAGAACCGCGCCATCGAAGCAGCCCAAGTGATCGAGGAACTGATCGCCCTCGCCAAGGAAATGCGAGAGGCGGACTGCAGGGGTGAGAAGCTGGGCCTGTCAGAAGAGGAGCTGGCGTTCTACGATGCGCTGGAGACGAACGACAGTGCGGTGAAGGTTCTGGGCGAGCCGACGCTGAAGCGGATTGCCCAGGAACTGGTGCAGACAGTCCGGAATAATGTTTCGCTAGATTGGACAGTACGGGAAAGCGTTCGCTCTAACTTGCGGCGGTTGGTCAAGCGCGTCTTGCGCAAACACGGCTACCCACCGGACAAGCAGGAGCAGGCGGCCCAGACCGTGCTGGCGCAGGCCGAAGTCCTGTCCGCAGAATGGGCGATCGCCTGA
- a CDS encoding DUF262 domain-containing protein, which produces MATQRYSVTPHPIETLLSWVKSGEIAIPEIQRPFVWDATKVRNLLDSFYRGYPVGYLITWRNPTIKLKDGTLSAGKRILIDGQQRMTALMAALLGREVITKDYDIVRIRIAFHPIEERFEVSNPAILKDSAWIADIADVFSPTASLFQLVTNYCQKDPEASQDKIFATVEKLRKIVSNHVGVIELAEDLDIETVTEIFIRVNSAGVALSQADFAMSKIAVNEKFGGNLLRKAIDYFCHLAVAPEFASKIEKGDPEFATSEFWPTMRWLKDVNDDLYDPTYTDLLRVAFTFKFGRGRLQDLVALLSGRNFETKQYEEAVAEKSFAKLKEGILAFMNKTHFERLTMILSSAGFVSSRLITSHNAVNFAYILYLRGRREGIRSDELEQLVRRWFAMSVLRSRYAGNPESMFDSDIRRIAEHGLQAHVEGVIASELSESFWSVTLPQEMQTSSTKSPYFMAYLAAQVKLGDKGFLSRDITVRDLLPNRGDKHHIYPRRYLQQQGLGRNQYNQIANFVMAQSEINVAIGNKSPEIYFKEIAEQVNGGPKRYGGITDTEMLRINFEENCLPLSLLDGQVPDYEKFLAERRCLMARRIKKWFDTL; this is translated from the coding sequence ATGGCCACACAACGTTACTCTGTCACCCCGCATCCTATCGAAACCCTGTTGAGCTGGGTCAAATCTGGCGAAATCGCCATACCCGAAATCCAACGTCCCTTCGTCTGGGATGCCACCAAGGTGCGCAACCTGCTTGACTCGTTCTACCGTGGCTATCCAGTCGGGTATTTGATCACCTGGCGCAACCCCACAATCAAGCTCAAGGACGGTACTCTATCCGCCGGCAAGCGCATTCTGATTGATGGTCAGCAGCGAATGACGGCGCTGATGGCTGCCCTGCTCGGTCGGGAGGTCATCACCAAAGACTACGACATTGTGCGCATTCGCATTGCCTTTCACCCGATAGAAGAGCGCTTCGAGGTCAGTAACCCAGCGATCCTGAAGGACTCAGCTTGGATCGCTGATATAGCGGACGTGTTCTCGCCAACTGCGAGTCTTTTTCAGTTGGTGACCAACTATTGCCAGAAGGATCCTGAGGCCTCGCAGGACAAGATCTTTGCCACAGTAGAGAAGCTGCGGAAAATTGTCAGCAATCACGTTGGGGTGATCGAACTGGCCGAAGACTTGGACATCGAGACGGTCACCGAGATTTTCATCCGAGTGAACTCGGCGGGTGTAGCACTTTCTCAAGCCGACTTTGCCATGTCCAAGATTGCCGTCAACGAAAAATTCGGCGGCAACCTGCTGCGCAAGGCAATTGACTACTTCTGCCACCTCGCGGTCGCTCCCGAATTCGCCTCGAAAATCGAAAAAGGCGATCCAGAGTTCGCAACGTCCGAGTTCTGGCCGACCATGCGTTGGCTGAAGGACGTCAACGACGACCTCTACGACCCCACCTATACGGACTTGCTGCGCGTGGCGTTCACCTTCAAGTTTGGCCGTGGCAGACTGCAGGACCTGGTGGCACTGCTTTCTGGACGGAATTTCGAGACAAAGCAGTACGAGGAGGCTGTTGCCGAGAAGTCTTTCGCCAAACTTAAGGAGGGTATCCTCGCGTTTATGAACAAAACCCATTTCGAACGCCTGACCATGATCCTCTCGTCGGCCGGCTTTGTCAGCAGTCGCCTTATCACCTCACATAACGCTGTAAATTTTGCGTACATCCTCTACCTTCGTGGACGTCGGGAAGGCATTCGATCCGATGAGCTCGAACAGCTTGTTCGGCGTTGGTTTGCCATGTCGGTCCTCCGAAGCCGCTATGCAGGTAATCCGGAGAGCATGTTCGACAGTGACATTCGTAGAATCGCAGAACACGGCCTCCAGGCGCACGTCGAAGGGGTCATTGCAAGTGAACTATCGGAGAGTTTCTGGTCGGTGACGCTACCGCAGGAAATGCAAACATCGTCGACGAAATCGCCGTACTTTATGGCATACCTTGCTGCGCAGGTGAAACTTGGCGATAAGGGTTTCCTTTCGAGGGACATCACCGTCCGGGATCTTTTACCCAACCGTGGTGACAAGCATCATATCTACCCACGTCGGTACCTTCAGCAACAAGGACTCGGCAGAAATCAGTACAATCAGATCGCCAACTTTGTGATGGCGCAAAGCGAAATCAACGTCGCGATTGGCAACAAGTCCCCTGAAATTTACTTTAAAGAGATCGCTGAGCAGGTGAACGGCGGCCCCAAGCGCTACGGCGGCATCACCGACACAGAGATGCTGAGGATAAACTTCGAGGAGAACTGCCTGCCCCTAAGCCTGCTCGATGGCCAGGTGCCGGACTATGAAAAGTTCCTTGCCGAGCGTCGCTGCCTTATGGCCCGTCGTATCAAGAAATGGTTCGATACACTTTGA
- a CDS encoding DUF4411 family protein produces MAYLLDANVFIQAKNLHYGFDFCPAFWDWLDWANQQRLVFSIERVLDELTAGNDALAQWAQQRTDSFFLPPDAQVLAAFGKVSQWVSTQGYEPAAINTFFQIADYYLVAHALAHCFTVVTHEVPAATTKRVKIPNVCIGLSIRHMTPYEMLRREGARFVLDASHAQQEGGDEG; encoded by the coding sequence ATGGCTTATTTGCTTGACGCCAATGTGTTCATTCAGGCGAAAAACCTCCATTACGGCTTTGATTTCTGCCCGGCCTTCTGGGACTGGCTGGATTGGGCTAATCAGCAAAGGCTGGTGTTCAGCATCGAACGCGTGCTTGACGAGTTGACTGCCGGAAACGATGCGCTGGCGCAGTGGGCACAGCAACGCACCGATTCTTTTTTTCTTCCGCCCGATGCCCAGGTTCTGGCGGCGTTTGGCAAAGTTAGTCAATGGGTCTCCACACAAGGCTATGAACCGGCCGCCATCAACACCTTCTTTCAAATCGCAGACTACTATCTGGTGGCGCACGCCCTGGCGCATTGCTTCACGGTGGTTACCCATGAAGTGCCGGCCGCTACCACGAAGCGGGTCAAAATCCCGAATGTCTGCATTGGGCTGAGCATCCGCCACATGACGCCCTACGAAATGCTGCGCCGCGAAGGCGCGCGCTTTGTGCTGGACGCTTCTCACGCACAACAGGAGGGAGGCGATGAGGGGTGA
- a CDS encoding transposase has translation MTDHHGTGGFQTRPNRRSIRLKGYDYSQAGAYFITICTKDRACLFGEVVDGEMRLNDFGQVVHGVWNNLPNHYAGVEMDAFVVMPNHVHGIVVIVGAGLKPAPTTTAAPTTTTAPTQHGLPEIIRGFKTFSARRINELRSTPGVPVWQRNYYEHIIRNEESLHRIREYIANNPLKWQLDQENPDRVGAVRKSPLQ, from the coding sequence ATGACTGATCACCATGGTACGGGCGGGTTTCAAACCCGCCCCAACCGCCGCAGCATCCGCCTGAAGGGATACGATTATTCGCAGGCCGGGGCGTATTTCATCACGATTTGCACAAAGGACCGCGCGTGCCTATTCGGAGAGGTGGTAGATGGCGAAATGCGGTTGAATGATTTCGGCCAGGTTGTGCACGGCGTTTGGAATAATTTGCCAAACCATTATGCAGGTGTAGAAATGGACGCGTTCGTTGTGATGCCGAACCATGTGCATGGGATCGTTGTCATCGTAGGGGCGGGTTTGAAACCCGCCCCTACGACCACCGCCGCCCCTACGACCACCACCGCCCCTACGCAACACGGCCTGCCCGAAATCATTCGTGGTTTCAAAACATTTTCTGCACGCCGCATCAACGAATTGCGCAGCACGCCTGGGGTGCCGGTTTGGCAACGCAATTATTACGAACACATCATCCGCAACGAGGAATCATTGCACCGTATCCGCGAATACATCGCAAACAACCCCCTAAAATGGCAATTGGACCAGGAAAATCCGGATCGGGTAGGAGCGGTTCGCAAATCGCCCCTACAGTAA
- a CDS encoding DUF3800 domain-containing protein encodes MSSAVTHIGFADEAYWNTGRFRSLGMVTLPLNCVEVMESEVRRLLNESQVSEFKWNKLRGAKERFAAEKLCKFIVEKASADQIRVDVLIWDTEDSRHKIANRDDIANLQRMYYHIFRNVLRARWPDNAIWRLHPDEHTALNWETVRDCLENKSTGIDVDRSLSTGGQFRIRLRQEFGIQEIQAVSSGAHPLLQLADLFAGLAVFSRDNFDDYQKWLQATSPQARLFDEGDASDDPSRSSRERFQVLKEFDRLCKQRKLGVSLETKRGLWTPKPQNPINFWIYEPQHSEDKAPQKERR; translated from the coding sequence ATGAGCAGCGCGGTCACACACATTGGGTTCGCGGACGAAGCATATTGGAACACGGGCCGGTTTCGCAGTCTTGGGATGGTGACGCTGCCCTTGAATTGCGTGGAGGTCATGGAAAGCGAAGTGAGGCGGCTGCTGAACGAGTCGCAGGTCAGCGAATTCAAATGGAATAAACTGCGCGGAGCTAAAGAGCGTTTCGCTGCTGAGAAGCTTTGCAAATTCATTGTAGAGAAAGCCTCCGCTGATCAGATTCGCGTTGATGTTCTGATTTGGGATACCGAAGACAGCCGACATAAGATCGCCAACAGAGACGACATTGCCAATCTCCAGCGGATGTATTACCACATTTTCCGAAACGTCCTAAGGGCACGGTGGCCGGACAATGCCATCTGGAGGCTTCATCCCGATGAGCACACCGCCCTGAATTGGGAAACAGTGAGAGACTGCCTCGAGAATAAGAGCACCGGTATTGACGTAGATCGTTCCCTTTCTACTGGTGGCCAGTTTCGCATCCGGCTGCGGCAGGAGTTCGGCATACAAGAAATCCAGGCGGTATCGTCCGGGGCGCATCCACTTCTCCAGCTTGCTGATCTGTTTGCCGGTTTGGCCGTATTCTCGCGCGATAATTTCGACGACTATCAGAAGTGGTTGCAGGCCACGTCACCGCAGGCCCGCCTATTCGACGAAGGCGACGCTTCAGACGATCCATCCCGTAGTTCTCGAGAGCGTTTTCAAGTCCTCAAAGAGTTTGACCGCTTGTGCAAACAGAGAAAACTCGGCGTGAGCTTGGAGACGAAGCGCGGGCTGTGGACACCCAAGCCACAAAACCCCATCAATTTCTGGATATATGAACCTCAGCATTCGGAGGACAAGGCACCGCAAAAGGAAAGACGATGA
- a CDS encoding BMC domain-containing protein: MAAVGMVQVLGYPAALAVADTLVKAARVTIVSCEGIGAGYWTVVIRGEIAAVNAAVQAARSLPGQAVISHQIIAHPDGNLEQVLPVAVPHPPLEDFLL; encoded by the coding sequence ATGGCAGCAGTGGGCATGGTACAGGTGTTGGGGTATCCGGCAGCGCTGGCGGTGGCAGACACCTTAGTGAAAGCGGCTCGAGTGACCATTGTAAGTTGCGAGGGCATTGGCGCCGGCTATTGGACAGTGGTGATCCGTGGCGAGATTGCCGCCGTGAATGCGGCGGTTCAAGCGGCGCGATCGCTCCCTGGCCAGGCGGTCATTTCTCACCAGATTATTGCCCATCCCGATGGCAATCTGGAGCAGGTCTTGCCCGTTGCTGTTCCTCACCCACCACTCGAGGATTTTTTGCTTTAA
- a CDS encoding N-6 DNA methylase, whose protein sequence is MVTELNKHSANRHPDALQHSQNVLEAVFPDLKADFILANPPFNMKQWGGDRLRDDKRWQYGVPPAGNANFAWVQHIIHHLTPNGVAGFVLANGSMSSNQSGEGEIRKNIIEADLVDCMIALPGQLFYSTQIPACLWFLARDKRGLPSPRGRGAGGEGCDRRGEVLFIDARKLGRMVDRTHRELTDEEIARIANTYHAWRGEKEAGEYTDVPGFCKSATLEEIRQHGYVLTPGRYVGAEAIEDDGEPFEQKMARLVAQLRKQQAEAMRLDEAIWRNLEELGYGA, encoded by the coding sequence ATGGTTACTGAGTTGAATAAACACAGCGCCAATAGGCATCCTGATGCACTACAGCACAGCCAGAACGTGTTGGAAGCTGTGTTCCCCGATCTCAAGGCCGACTTCATCCTCGCCAATCCGCCCTTCAACATGAAGCAGTGGGGCGGCGATCGCCTGCGCGACGACAAGCGCTGGCAGTACGGCGTGCCACCCGCAGGCAACGCCAACTTCGCCTGGGTGCAGCACATCATCCACCACCTGACGCCCAACGGGGTGGCCGGCTTTGTCCTCGCCAACGGCTCGATGTCCTCGAACCAGTCGGGCGAAGGCGAAATCCGCAAGAATATCATCGAAGCGGACCTCGTGGATTGCATGATCGCGCTGCCGGGCCAGCTTTTCTACTCGACGCAGATCCCGGCGTGCCTGTGGTTCCTCGCGCGCGATAAACGTGGCCTCCCCTCTCCCAGAGGGAGAGGGGCCGGGGGTGAGGGATGCGATCGCCGCGGCGAGGTTCTTTTCATCGATGCCCGCAAGCTGGGCCGCATGGTGGACCGCACCCACCGCGAGCTGACCGACGAGGAGATCGCCCGCATCGCGAACACCTATCACGCATGGAGGGGAGAGAAAGAAGCAGGGGAGTACACGGACGTGCCCGGCTTTTGCAAGAGTGCGACGCTCGAAGAGATCCGCCAGCACGGCTACGTCCTCACCCCCGGCCGCTACGTCGGCGCCGAGGCGATCGAGGACGACGGCGAGCCGTTCGAGCAGAAGATGGCCCGCCTTGTGGCGCAGCTGCGCAAGCAGCAGGCCGAGGCCATGCGGCTGGATGAAGCAATCTGGAGAAATCTGGAGGAGTTGGGCTATGGAGCATGA